A region from the Holophagales bacterium genome encodes:
- a CDS encoding DHCW motif cupin fold protein, whose translation MKIEGVPFGVTDWSTVPQTTHPGVSGVATWRTVQAGDVRVRVVTYSPGYLADHWCSRGHILFVLEGELLTEIHGGAVHTLSAGTSYQVSDDVAPHRSSTKTGARLFIVD comes from the coding sequence ATGAAGATTGAGGGCGTGCCTTTCGGCGTCACCGACTGGTCCACTGTTCCGCAGACCACTCATCCCGGCGTTTCCGGCGTCGCGACCTGGCGCACCGTTCAGGCCGGCGATGTTCGTGTCCGCGTCGTCACCTACTCTCCGGGCTATCTTGCCGACCATTGGTGCTCACGCGGCCACATCCTGTTCGTCCTCGAAGGCGAGCTCCTCACCGAGATCCACGGTGGCGCCGTCCACACCCTTTCAGCTGGCACGTCTTACCAGGTCTCCGACGATGTCGCGCCGCACAGGTCCTCCACGAAGACCGGCGCACGTCTCTTCATCGTCGACTGA